The following coding sequences lie in one Scatophagus argus isolate fScaArg1 chromosome 9, fScaArg1.pri, whole genome shotgun sequence genomic window:
- the LOC124065347 gene encoding serum amyloid P-component-like, producing MKFLLALVMLTVCAASPQDLSGKMFTFPQETNTARVTLNASGQDFTSATVCHRSFTDLKRDHILFSMSTPSNSNSFLIFWDETNKELEPHIRDKKLEYRGLDYKPNMWHSICTTWDSTTGLVQMWFDGQPLIKKFSSTGSNIRGSNIIILGQEQDSHGGGFDLKQSFVGMMSDVYMWDYVLSPCEIHNYMDDLSFTPGNVLNWRALEFQITDRVLIEDTLMTCH from the exons ATGAAATTTTTGCTAGCGTTGGTGATGCTGACAGTATGTGCTGCAAGTCctcaag ATCTGTCAGGTAAAATGTTTACCTTCCCTCAAGAGACCAACACAGCTCGTGTGACGCTGAATGCATCAGGACAAGATTTTACCTCTGCAACCGTCTGTCACAG GTCCTTTACAGACCTCAAGAGGGACCACATCCTTTTCTCAATGTCCACACCCTCTAATTCCAATAGCTTTCTGATTTTCTGGGACGAAACAAATAAGGAGTTGGAGCCCCATATCAGGGATAAAAAGTTAGAATATCGAGGACTGGACTACAAACCGAACATGTGGCACTCTATTTGTACCACATGGGACTCTACAACTGGACTGGTACAGATGTGGTTTGATGGACAACCTTTGATTAAGAAATTTTCCAGCACAGGATCAAACATCAGAGGTTCCAACATAATTATATTAGGACAG GAGCAAGATTCTCATGGTGGGGGATTTGACCTTAAGCAGTCTTTTGTTGGCATGATGTCTGATGTCTACATGTGGGACTACGTCCTTTCACCCTGTGAAATCCATAACTACATGGATGATCTCAGCTTCACCCCAGGGAATGTGCTCAACTGGAGGGCGCTGGAGTTCCAGATCACTGACAGAGTGCTGATAGAAGACACACTGATGACCTGTCACTAA
- the LOC124065134 gene encoding metalloreductase STEAP4-like, producing MSREVKPESVALCPLGTAAAPEQKLLCIFGTGDFGRTLGQRLLQSGYRVVYGSRRPGSCGPLPQEVQVMSHAAAAQPASLVFLCIHREHYDFLETLAPQLKGKVLVDVSNNLKKNQYPEANAEYLQRLIPGAHVVKAFNTLSAWTLQNGPADANRQVYLCGNSAEAKQVVTEVATKLGFTVLEKGSLTAARELEDFPLRLFPEWRLPLQLATSLTAFFFFYLVIRDVIYTYVEQGKDNSFRIVVSLANKVFPIVSLIMLSLCYLPGIIAAFLQLYRGTKYKRFPDWLDRWMLCRKQLGLLALGFASLHVLYTLLIPIRYYVRFRLAAHTISQIKENKTSEFDTTMAWRTDSYYSVGILGFGLYLLLGITSLPSVSNALSWREFSFIQSKLGYLTLFTCTFHTYLYGWDRFLSPSSYKWYIPSAYMLSLVVPSVVLVLKLLILLPCVDRSLTRIRRGWERTDPRDDSKKLLLT from the exons ATGTCAAGGGAGGTGAAACCAGAGAGCGTGGCCCTGTGTCCTCTGGGCACAGCAGCTGCCCCTGAGCAGAAGCTGCTGTGTATCTTTGGGACGGGGGACTTTGGGCGCACTCTGGGCCAGCGTCTGCTCCAGTCTGGCTACAGGGTGGTGTACGGCAGCCGCAGACCTGGCAGCTGTGGCCCCTTGCCTCAGGAAGTTCAG GTGATGAGCCACGCGGCAGCAGCCCAGCCAGCCAGTCTGGTCTTTCTTTGTATTCACAGAGAACACTATGATTTCCTGGAGACTCTTGCACCTCAACTTAAGGGAAAG GTGCTGGTGGATGTGAGCAACAACCTCAAGAAAAATCAATACCCAGAGGCCAATGCAGAGTATCTGCAGAG gCTGATCCCTGGAGCTCATGTGGTGAAGGCTTTTAACACTTTGTCTGCCTGGACCCTGCAAAATGGACCTGCAGATGCCAATAGACAg GTGTATCTGTGTGGAAACAGTGCTGAGGCAAAGCAGGTGGTTACAGAGGTGGCAACCAAACTGGGCTTCACCGTTCTGGAGAAGGGGTCTCTGACTGCAGCCAGAGAGCTGGAAGATTTCCCCCTGCGGCTGTTCCCAGAGTGGAGGCTGCCACTACAGCTGGCCACCAGCCTCAccgccttcttcttcttctatctgGTCATTAGGGATGTCATCTACACATATGTTGAACAGGGGAAAGACAACTCCTTCAGAATCGTGGTGTCCTTGGCCAACAAG GTGTTCCCCATTGTGTCTCTTATCATGTTGTCTCTGTGTTACCTGCCTGGTATCATAGCTGCCTTCCTTCAGCTCTACAGAGGAACCAAATACAA acGATTCCCTGACTGGTTGGATCGCTGGATGCTGTGCAGGAAACAGCTGGGACTTCTTGCACTTGGCTTTGCGTCTCTCCATGTGCTCTACACTCTCCTCATCCCCATAAG ATATTATGTGAGATTCAGGCTTGCTGCACATACAATCTCACAG ATCAAGGAGAACAAAACATCAGAGTTTGACACCACCATGGCCTGGCGTACTGACTCTTACTACTCTGTGGGGATTCTGGGATTTGGCCTGTATCTCCTGTTGGGAATAacctctctcccctctgtcaGCAATGCTCTCAGCTGGAGAGAGTTCAGCTTTATACAG tCCAAGCTGGGGTATCTGACACTGTTCACCTGTACCTTTCACACCTACCTGTATGGCTGGGACAGGTTCCTTTCACCTTCTTCCTACAAATGGTACATTCCTTCAGCCTACATGCTCAGTCTTGTGGTGCCTTCTGTAGTGTTGGTACTCAAGCTGTTGATCCTCCTGCCTTGTGTGGACCGTAGCCTCACCCGGATTCGGCGGGGCTGGGAAAGGACTGACCCACGGGATGACAGCAAGAAATTACTGCTGACATAG
- the glipr2l gene encoding GLI pathogenesis-related 2, like, with protein MGKSASKQFAEEVLQCHNEYRRKHQAPPLKLSSKLSREAARYAESLASTRILKHSVESSRGSCGENLAWASYDQSGKDVADRWYDEVKQYNFNRPGFSSGTGHFTAMVWKSTKMLGVGKATASDGSSFVVARYFPAGNITNQGHFENNVLPAKTTS; from the exons ATGGGAAAGTCAG CCTCAAAGCAGTTTGCTGAGGAGGTGCTTCAGTGCCATAATGAGTACAGGAGGAAGCACCAGGCTCCTCCACTGAAGCTGAGCAGCAAGCTGAGCAGAGAGGCTGCCCG TTATGCTGAAAGTCTGGCTAGCACACGGATCCTGAAACACAGCGTGGAGTCCAGTAGAGGGAGCTGTGGAGAGAACCTGGCATGGGCCTCCTACGACCAATCAG GAAAGGATGTGGCAGACCGCTGGTATGATGAAGTGAAACAGTATAACTTCAACCGTCCTGGATTTTCTTCTGGCACTG GCCATTTCACAGCAATGGTGTGGAAGAGCACTAAAATGCTTGGCGTTGGTAAAGCCACTGCATCAGATGGATCTTCTTTCGTGGTGGCCAGATACTTTCCAGCTGGGAATATTACTAACCAAGGACACTTTGAGAACAACGTCCTCCCAGCTAAAACCACAAGCTAA